A window of the Lactuca sativa cultivar Salinas chromosome 7, Lsat_Salinas_v11, whole genome shotgun sequence genome harbors these coding sequences:
- the LOC128127281 gene encoding uncharacterized protein LOC128127281, whose translation MASGDSMKDMTSNFDKLNKFEGQDFRRWQKKMHFLLTTLKVVYVLSTPMSVLPESVEDEPLEATKRRSKWENDDYICRGHILNGTPVMEQFHEMLKILGQFAQHNLKMDEAIVVAVIIDKLPPSWKDFKHNLKHNKEELTLNQLGSHLRIEESLRTQEPDNNLKGKNQVGSSSVNMVEGESSKNPKKSNGKRKFKGKDDKSSNKG comes from the exons ATGGCAAGTGGTGATTCTATGAAGGATATGACAAGCAATTTTGACAAATTGAACAAGTTTGAAGGGCAAGATTTCCGTAGATGGCAGAAGAAGATGCACTTTCTCCTTACCACTCTGAAAGTGGTGTATGTTCTGAGTACACCCATGTCAGTCTTACCAGAATCTGTTGAAGATGAACCTTTGGAGGCAACAAAAAGGAGATCAAAGtgggaaaatgatgattacatatgTCGTGGTCATATTCTCAATGGTAC GCCTGTTATGGAACAATTCCATGAAATGTTAAAGATCCTAGGACAGTTTGCTCAACACAATCTGAAAATGGATGAAGCCATTGTTGTGGCTGTGATAATTGACAAACTGCCCCCTTCCTGGAAAGATTTTAAACATAATCTAAAACATAACAAAGAGGAATTAACTTTGAATCAACTTGGAAGTCATTTACGGATTGAAGAGTCGTTAAGGACTCAAGAACCTGATAACAATCTTAAAGGCAAGAACCAAGTTGGTTCCTCTTCTGTGAACATGGTGGAAGGAGAAAGTTCAAAGAATCCCAAGAAGTCTAAtggaaaaaggaagtttaaaggaaaggatgacaAGTCTTCCAACAAAGGCTAA